In a genomic window of Punica granatum isolate Tunisia-2019 chromosome 6, ASM765513v2, whole genome shotgun sequence:
- the LOC116210685 gene encoding transcriptional activator DEMETER-like isoform X4 — MQTSRSDHQVYQRRAKTIVNSIAEINAGHSERKLPFPPKLVQVYARRRQNVRMSRLKAELADSAAMDILDENREDHDLGEGEQRSTGGELLNFVLADGTALHGSKTDRHKEVWEGAEVTNLLDAFSAEDAALAGISFTELLSSSIAPNIESFSIERISAVDGDRNNGDVQVEKGDAGCFTSLGLNQARCGQATGSTASLETFSMKRGDQGNGEDQVAKENTTYSTSLVPDQACHDHTTGSTSREDAFAPPTPLHSRNVHKIRRIGIDLNKAPRPKPRKKKHAIPKIATGKPVRTPKLETRENGSSTGKRKYVRKNVVEGSSTPFVEESPRKNVRKNQSPNTPIEDALREYSSPSCKSSPSVIQKASDPTFGLREKSCKRRLNFDEFPKVDVKGYDRTENFDLNLLPQELISQPRVQGRVIRRSQCLIGSRKVGPNFPEIYKGKRTERHRKAFLGCLPCFPRSFKKKRSIRRSRANIPGLWLLILEVVHEKQRKLLQRRQLKMKGLKVKNAKEKSTEIVEGGQQSRNNAQMGDMIIEASPKKAPKKRAGTTKGLVEKLLEQNIQKLMRLSIEDGVGTLSLVPYKPKQKAPKVLLDAETMRAWNKLMMLEYADNDNSGETEKDERWERERDKFRLWVENFTAYMHMILGDRRFTPWKGSVVDSVVGVFLTQNVSDYLSSSAFMSLCAKFPPKSANEDREDAKIDERAERIASNAGFVESETELDDGTRKGSDECSGVDQGSRYVQNMPSLSTESKNLCNVFPFPAKGSPSICLSQESSPFPEDVIEKIDSVNVRAERRVQSDPIFEEISEKDHAQVENETASPSRKKKSVSQKEKKTVDPAEWERLRKIYSTDGPRPKDHMDSVDWEAVRCAKLEEVAETIRERGQHYIIASRIQEFLTGLVTLHGSIDLEWLRNCPPNKAKDYLLKVNGLGLKSVECVRLLCLRNMAFPVDTNVGRIAVRLGWVPLLPLPDNLQLHLLEKYPIMDEIQRYLWPRICTLHQRTLYELHYHLITFGKVFCTKRSPNCNACPLRGDCKHFASAFASSFPLPPPRDESVVTSVVPVSADENNFDQSSTVIRNSVPLLEPNSQASICQPIIEEPATPEPETCISPLRDIEDLCLGNDSDDEIPTIKLNSSAFVDNLCSIMNENNRPIQDASKALVVLTPEAASIPSTKLKYVGRLRTEHEVYELPDDHPLVRSLDRREPDDPCPYLLAIWPTGPLELPESRCESETPGDLCNNERCLSCHACGDWSPKTVKGTILIPCRTAMRGSFPLNGTYFQVNEVFADDESSRDPIDVPRDSIWFLTKRIAYFGTSTTTILRGLPIQKIQKCFWQEFVCVRGFDRKTRAPRPLSIRFHRPTSKTGKGAAAAAAAADDE, encoded by the exons ATGCAGACTTCACGCAGTGATCATCAG GTGTATCAGCGGAGAGCTAAAACAATAGTCAACAGCATTGCAGAGATAAATGCAGGTCACTCGGAGCGAAAACTGCCATTCCCACCAAAACTTGTTCAGGTCTATGCTAGGAGGCGGCAGAACGTGAGGATGAGCAGGTTAAAGGCAGAGTTAGCAGATTCTGCTGCCATGGATATCTTGGACGAAAATAGAGAGGATCATGATCTCGGTGAAGGTGAACAGCGTAGTACAGGAGGCGAACTTCTAAATTTTGTTCTGGCTGATGGCACGGCACTGCATGGAAGCAAAACTGACAGGCATAAAGAAGTCTGGGAGGGTGCCGAAGTCACCAATTTACTAGATGCCTTTAGTGCCGAGGATGCTGCATTGgctggaattagtttcactgAACTGTTGAGCTCATCTATTGCACCAAATATCGAATCCTTCAGTATAGAAAGAATTTCTGCAGTTGATG GTGATCGCAATAATGGAGACGTGCAAGTTGAAAAGGGAGATGCCGGCTGTTTTACGAGTCTTGGCCTTAATCAGGCTCGTTGTGGCCAAGCAACTGGGAGCACGGCAAGCCTCGAAACATTTAGTATGAAAAGAG GTGATCAAGGTAACGGTGAAGATCAGGTTGCTAAGGAAAACACCACCTACTCTACAAGTTTAGTCCCTGATCAGGCTTGTCACGACCACACAACAGGGAGCACTTCAAGGGAAGATGCCTTTGCTCCTCCGACTCCATTGCACAGTCGCAATGTGCACAAGATACGCAGAATTGGCATCGATTTAAACAAGGCACCAAGGCCGAAaccaaggaagaagaagcatgCCATCCCCAAAATTGCTACTGGAAAACCTGTGAGAACTCCAAAGCTTGAAACTCGAGAGAATGGTTCCTCTACAGGAAAAAGGAAGTATGTGCGGAAAAATGTTGTGGAAGGTTCATCAACACCATTTGTAGAAGAATCACCCAGGAAGAATGTGAGGAAGAATCAGTCGCCGAATACTCCCATTGAGGATGCTTTGAGGGAATATTCTTCTCCTAGCTGTAAATCTTCTCCGAGTGTTATCCAAAAAGCAAGTGACCCAACTTTTGGACTTAGAGAGAAATCGTGTAAGCGGCGCTTGAACTTTGATGAGTTCCCGAAGGTAGATGTGAAGGGATATGATCGTACTGAGAATTTTGACCTCAATTTGCTACCTCAAGAATTGATATCTCAACCTCGAGTTCAGGGTAGAGTGATTAGAAGAAGTCAATGTCTCATTGGAAGTCGAAAAGTTGGGCCAAATTTTCCAGAGATATACAAGGGGAAGAGAACCGAGAGGCATCGAAAAGCATTTCTGGGCTGTCTTCCTTGTTTCCCAAGAAGTTTCAAGAAGAAGAGGTCTATTAGGAGGTCTAGAGCAAATATACCTGGACTCTGGTTACTTATATTAGAAGTTGTTCatgaaaaacaaagaaaattgtTGCAGAGGAGGCAGCTGAAAATGAAAGGTTTGAAGGTAAAGAATGCGAAAGAGAAATCTACTGAAATTGTTGAGGGGGGACAACAGAGTCGTAATAATGCTCAGATGGGTGATATGATAATTGAAGCTTCTCCAAAAAAAGCACCAAAGAAAAGAGCCGGTACAACAAAAG GCCTAGTGGAAAAACTGCTCGAACAAAACATTCAGAAGCTGATGCGTTTGAGTATTGAAGATGGAGTTGGCACTCTGAGTTTGGTTCCTTATAAGCCTAAGCAAAAGGCACCAAAGGTCCTTCTAGACGCTGAAACCATGAGAGCATGGAATAAATTGATGATGTTAGAGTATGCGGACAATGACAACAGCGGGGAAACAGAAAAAGACGAAAGatgggaaagagagagagataagttTCGTTTATGGGTTGAGAACTTCACCGCTTATATGCACATGATCCTAG GAGATAGACGTTTCACGCCATGGAAAGGTTCAGTCGTAGACTCGGTGGTTGGAGTTTTCCTCACTCAGAATGTATCAGATTATCTCTCTAG CTCTGCTTTTATGTCACTCTGCGCCAAGTTTCCTCCTAAGTCAGCAAATGAAGATAGAGAAGATGCGAAAATTGACGAGCGTGCGGAGCGAATTGCGAGTAATGCGGGATTTGTCGAGTCTGAAACAGAATTGGATGATGGGACAAGAAAAGGGTCTGATGAATGCTCAGGTGTAGATCAAGGAAGCAGATATGTGCAGAACATGCCTTCACTTTCAACTGAATCGAAAAATCTTTGTAATGTCTTTCCATTTCCTGCCAAAGGCTCTCCCTCAATTTGTCTTTCCCAAGAAAGTAGCCCATTTCCAGAAGATGTGATCGAGAAGATTGATTCGGTAAATGTTCGAGCTGAGAGACGAGTCCAAAGTGACCCAATATTCGAAGAAATTAGTGAAAAAGATCATGCTCAAGTGGAAAACGAAACAGCTTCTCCGAGCAGAAAGAAGAAGAGTGTTTCtcagaaggaaaagaagacaGTGGACCCCGCAGAATGGGAAAGATTAAGGAAAATATATTCAACTGATGGACCAAGACCTAAGGATCATATGGACTCGGTGGACTGGGAGGCAGTGAGATGTGCAAAGCTCGAGGAAGTAGCCGAGACAATTAGAGAACGAGGTCAGCATTATATCATCGCGTCACGAATACAG GAATTCCTCACGGGTTTGGTTACGCTGCATGGTAGTATCGACCTTGAATGGTTACGTAACTGTCCACCCAATAAAGCGAA AGATTACCTTCTAAAAGTGAATGGATTGGGACTGAAAAGTGTTGAATGTGTACGACTTTTGTGTCTTCGAAATATGGCCTTCCCG GTCGATACTAATGTTGGGCGCATAGCAGTCCGTCTTGGTTGGGTACCATTACTACCTCTACCAGATAACCTTCAATTGCATCTGCTTGAAAA ATACCCGATAATGGACGAGATTCAAAGGTATCTATGGCCACGAATTTGTACTCTTCACCAGCGAACACT ATACGAGCTGCATTATCATCTGATTACATTTGGAAAG GTTTTTTGCACAAAGAGAAGTCCGAATTGCAATGCGTGTCCACTAAGGGGGGACTGCAAACATTTTGCAAGTGCATTTGCAAG TTCATTTCCCCTCCCACCACCACGGGATGAAAGTGTGGTGACCTCGGTGGTACCTGTTTCAGCcgatgaaaataatttcgacCAGAGCTCAACAGTCATTAGAAATTCCGTCCCGTTGTTGGAGCCAAACAGTCAGGCCAGTATCTGTCAGCCTATTATTGAGGAGCCAGCGACCCCAGAACCAGAGACTTGTATCTCACCGTTGAGGGATATTGAAGATCTTTGCCTTGGCAATGATAGTGATGATGAAATCCCAACCATAAAGCTGAATTCGAGTGCATTTGTTGATAATTTGTGTAGTATCATGAACGAGAATAACAGGCCGATTCAAGATGCTTCAAAAGCACTGgttgttttgacaccggaagCTGCATCCATTCCTTCGACTAAGCTGAAGTATGTCGGTCGTCTAAGGACGGAACACGAAGT GTACGAGCTCCCAGATGACCATCCCCTTGTGAGATCG CTTGATAGACGCGAACCTGATGATCCATGCCCTTACCTTCTTGCCATATGGCCCACTG GTCCATTAGAATTGCCGGAATCAAGATGCGAGTCTGAAACCCCAGGAGACTTGTGTAACAATGAAAGATGCTTATCTTGTCATGCTTGTGGGGATTGGAGTCCGAAGACAGTTAAAGGAACGATACTG ATACCATGTCGAACGGCAATGAGGGGTTCATTTCCTTTAAATGGGACATACTTTCAAGTAAATGAG GTTTTTGCTGATGATGAATCTAGTCGTGACCCGATCGACGTTCCTAGGGATTCGATATGGTTCTTAACAAAAAGAATAGCGTATTTCGGGACCTCAACCACTACTATTTTGAGAG GATTACCGATCCAGAAAATTCAGAAATGCTTTTGGCAAG AATTTGTTTGCGTACGAGGATTTGATCGCAAGACTAGGGCTCCTAGGCCTCTATCGATCCGGTTCCATCGTCCTACAAGCAAGACAGGCAAaggagctgctgctgctgctgctgctgcagaTGATGAGTAG
- the LOC116210685 gene encoding transcriptional activator DEMETER-like isoform X3: MIISVAIVTKKCRLHAVIISIAEINAGHSERKLPFPPKLVQVYARRRQNVRMSRLKAELADSAAMDILDENREDHDLGEGEQRSTGGELLNFVLADGTALHGSKTDRHKEVWEGAEVTNLLDAFSAEDAALAGISFTELLSSSIAPNIESFSIERISAVDGDRNNGDVQVEKGDAGCFTSLGLNQARCGQATGSTASLETFSMKRGSAADGGDQGNGEDQVAKENTTYSTSLVPDQACHDHTTGSTSREDAFAPPTPLHSRNVHKIRRIGIDLNKAPRPKPRKKKHAIPKIATGKPVRTPKLETRENGSSTGKRKYVRKNVVEGSSTPFVEESPRKNVRKNQSPNTPIEDALREYSSPSCKSSPSVIQKASDPTFGLREKSCKRRLNFDEFPKVDVKGYDRTENFDLNLLPQELISQPRVQGRVIRRSQCLIGSRKVGPNFPEIYKGKRTERHRKAFLGCLPCFPRSFKKKRSIRRSRANIPGLWLLILEVVHEKQRKLLQRRQLKMKGLKVKNAKEKSTEIVEGGQQSRNNAQMGDMIIEASPKKAPKKRAGTTKGLVEKLLEQNIQKLMRLSIEDGVGTLSLVPYKPKQKAPKVLLDAETMRAWNKLMMLEYADNDNSGETEKDERWERERDKFRLWVENFTAYMHMILGDRRFTPWKGSVVDSVVGVFLTQNVSDYLSSSAFMSLCAKFPPKSANEDREDAKIDERAERIASNAGFVESETELDDGTRKGSDECSGVDQGSRYVQNMPSLSTESKNLCNVFPFPAKGSPSICLSQESSPFPEDVIEKIDSVNVRAERRVQSDPIFEEISEKDHAQVENETASPSRKKKSVSQKEKKTVDPAEWERLRKIYSTDGPRPKDHMDSVDWEAVRCAKLEEVAETIRERGQHYIIASRIQEFLTGLVTLHGSIDLEWLRNCPPNKAKDYLLKVNGLGLKSVECVRLLCLRNMAFPVDTNVGRIAVRLGWVPLLPLPDNLQLHLLEKYPIMDEIQRYLWPRICTLHQRTLYELHYHLITFGKVFCTKRSPNCNACPLRGDCKHFASAFASSFPLPPPRDESVVTSVVPVSADENNFDQSSTVIRNSVPLLEPNSQASICQPIIEEPATPEPETCISPLRDIEDLCLGNDSDDEIPTIKLNSSAFVDNLCSIMNENNRPIQDASKALVVLTPEAASIPSTKLKYVGRLRTEHEVYELPDDHPLVRSLDRREPDDPCPYLLAIWPTGPLELPESRCESETPGDLCNNERCLSCHACGDWSPKTVKGTILIPCRTAMRGSFPLNGTYFQVNEVFADDESSRDPIDVPRDSIWFLTKRIAYFGTSTTTILRGLPIQKIQKCFWQEFVCVRGFDRKTRAPRPLSIRFHRPTSKTGKGAAAAAAAADDE, from the exons ATGATCATCAGCGTCGCAATTGTAACCAAAAAATGCAGACTTCACGCAGTGATCATCAG CATTGCAGAGATAAATGCAGGTCACTCGGAGCGAAAACTGCCATTCCCACCAAAACTTGTTCAGGTCTATGCTAGGAGGCGGCAGAACGTGAGGATGAGCAGGTTAAAGGCAGAGTTAGCAGATTCTGCTGCCATGGATATCTTGGACGAAAATAGAGAGGATCATGATCTCGGTGAAGGTGAACAGCGTAGTACAGGAGGCGAACTTCTAAATTTTGTTCTGGCTGATGGCACGGCACTGCATGGAAGCAAAACTGACAGGCATAAAGAAGTCTGGGAGGGTGCCGAAGTCACCAATTTACTAGATGCCTTTAGTGCCGAGGATGCTGCATTGgctggaattagtttcactgAACTGTTGAGCTCATCTATTGCACCAAATATCGAATCCTTCAGTATAGAAAGAATTTCTGCAGTTGATG GTGATCGCAATAATGGAGACGTGCAAGTTGAAAAGGGAGATGCCGGCTGTTTTACGAGTCTTGGCCTTAATCAGGCTCGTTGTGGCCAAGCAACTGGGAGCACGGCAAGCCTCGAAACATTTAGTATGAAAAGAGGTTCTGCAGCGGATGGTG GTGATCAAGGTAACGGTGAAGATCAGGTTGCTAAGGAAAACACCACCTACTCTACAAGTTTAGTCCCTGATCAGGCTTGTCACGACCACACAACAGGGAGCACTTCAAGGGAAGATGCCTTTGCTCCTCCGACTCCATTGCACAGTCGCAATGTGCACAAGATACGCAGAATTGGCATCGATTTAAACAAGGCACCAAGGCCGAAaccaaggaagaagaagcatgCCATCCCCAAAATTGCTACTGGAAAACCTGTGAGAACTCCAAAGCTTGAAACTCGAGAGAATGGTTCCTCTACAGGAAAAAGGAAGTATGTGCGGAAAAATGTTGTGGAAGGTTCATCAACACCATTTGTAGAAGAATCACCCAGGAAGAATGTGAGGAAGAATCAGTCGCCGAATACTCCCATTGAGGATGCTTTGAGGGAATATTCTTCTCCTAGCTGTAAATCTTCTCCGAGTGTTATCCAAAAAGCAAGTGACCCAACTTTTGGACTTAGAGAGAAATCGTGTAAGCGGCGCTTGAACTTTGATGAGTTCCCGAAGGTAGATGTGAAGGGATATGATCGTACTGAGAATTTTGACCTCAATTTGCTACCTCAAGAATTGATATCTCAACCTCGAGTTCAGGGTAGAGTGATTAGAAGAAGTCAATGTCTCATTGGAAGTCGAAAAGTTGGGCCAAATTTTCCAGAGATATACAAGGGGAAGAGAACCGAGAGGCATCGAAAAGCATTTCTGGGCTGTCTTCCTTGTTTCCCAAGAAGTTTCAAGAAGAAGAGGTCTATTAGGAGGTCTAGAGCAAATATACCTGGACTCTGGTTACTTATATTAGAAGTTGTTCatgaaaaacaaagaaaattgtTGCAGAGGAGGCAGCTGAAAATGAAAGGTTTGAAGGTAAAGAATGCGAAAGAGAAATCTACTGAAATTGTTGAGGGGGGACAACAGAGTCGTAATAATGCTCAGATGGGTGATATGATAATTGAAGCTTCTCCAAAAAAAGCACCAAAGAAAAGAGCCGGTACAACAAAAG GCCTAGTGGAAAAACTGCTCGAACAAAACATTCAGAAGCTGATGCGTTTGAGTATTGAAGATGGAGTTGGCACTCTGAGTTTGGTTCCTTATAAGCCTAAGCAAAAGGCACCAAAGGTCCTTCTAGACGCTGAAACCATGAGAGCATGGAATAAATTGATGATGTTAGAGTATGCGGACAATGACAACAGCGGGGAAACAGAAAAAGACGAAAGatgggaaagagagagagataagttTCGTTTATGGGTTGAGAACTTCACCGCTTATATGCACATGATCCTAG GAGATAGACGTTTCACGCCATGGAAAGGTTCAGTCGTAGACTCGGTGGTTGGAGTTTTCCTCACTCAGAATGTATCAGATTATCTCTCTAG CTCTGCTTTTATGTCACTCTGCGCCAAGTTTCCTCCTAAGTCAGCAAATGAAGATAGAGAAGATGCGAAAATTGACGAGCGTGCGGAGCGAATTGCGAGTAATGCGGGATTTGTCGAGTCTGAAACAGAATTGGATGATGGGACAAGAAAAGGGTCTGATGAATGCTCAGGTGTAGATCAAGGAAGCAGATATGTGCAGAACATGCCTTCACTTTCAACTGAATCGAAAAATCTTTGTAATGTCTTTCCATTTCCTGCCAAAGGCTCTCCCTCAATTTGTCTTTCCCAAGAAAGTAGCCCATTTCCAGAAGATGTGATCGAGAAGATTGATTCGGTAAATGTTCGAGCTGAGAGACGAGTCCAAAGTGACCCAATATTCGAAGAAATTAGTGAAAAAGATCATGCTCAAGTGGAAAACGAAACAGCTTCTCCGAGCAGAAAGAAGAAGAGTGTTTCtcagaaggaaaagaagacaGTGGACCCCGCAGAATGGGAAAGATTAAGGAAAATATATTCAACTGATGGACCAAGACCTAAGGATCATATGGACTCGGTGGACTGGGAGGCAGTGAGATGTGCAAAGCTCGAGGAAGTAGCCGAGACAATTAGAGAACGAGGTCAGCATTATATCATCGCGTCACGAATACAG GAATTCCTCACGGGTTTGGTTACGCTGCATGGTAGTATCGACCTTGAATGGTTACGTAACTGTCCACCCAATAAAGCGAA AGATTACCTTCTAAAAGTGAATGGATTGGGACTGAAAAGTGTTGAATGTGTACGACTTTTGTGTCTTCGAAATATGGCCTTCCCG GTCGATACTAATGTTGGGCGCATAGCAGTCCGTCTTGGTTGGGTACCATTACTACCTCTACCAGATAACCTTCAATTGCATCTGCTTGAAAA ATACCCGATAATGGACGAGATTCAAAGGTATCTATGGCCACGAATTTGTACTCTTCACCAGCGAACACT ATACGAGCTGCATTATCATCTGATTACATTTGGAAAG GTTTTTTGCACAAAGAGAAGTCCGAATTGCAATGCGTGTCCACTAAGGGGGGACTGCAAACATTTTGCAAGTGCATTTGCAAG TTCATTTCCCCTCCCACCACCACGGGATGAAAGTGTGGTGACCTCGGTGGTACCTGTTTCAGCcgatgaaaataatttcgacCAGAGCTCAACAGTCATTAGAAATTCCGTCCCGTTGTTGGAGCCAAACAGTCAGGCCAGTATCTGTCAGCCTATTATTGAGGAGCCAGCGACCCCAGAACCAGAGACTTGTATCTCACCGTTGAGGGATATTGAAGATCTTTGCCTTGGCAATGATAGTGATGATGAAATCCCAACCATAAAGCTGAATTCGAGTGCATTTGTTGATAATTTGTGTAGTATCATGAACGAGAATAACAGGCCGATTCAAGATGCTTCAAAAGCACTGgttgttttgacaccggaagCTGCATCCATTCCTTCGACTAAGCTGAAGTATGTCGGTCGTCTAAGGACGGAACACGAAGT GTACGAGCTCCCAGATGACCATCCCCTTGTGAGATCG CTTGATAGACGCGAACCTGATGATCCATGCCCTTACCTTCTTGCCATATGGCCCACTG GTCCATTAGAATTGCCGGAATCAAGATGCGAGTCTGAAACCCCAGGAGACTTGTGTAACAATGAAAGATGCTTATCTTGTCATGCTTGTGGGGATTGGAGTCCGAAGACAGTTAAAGGAACGATACTG ATACCATGTCGAACGGCAATGAGGGGTTCATTTCCTTTAAATGGGACATACTTTCAAGTAAATGAG GTTTTTGCTGATGATGAATCTAGTCGTGACCCGATCGACGTTCCTAGGGATTCGATATGGTTCTTAACAAAAAGAATAGCGTATTTCGGGACCTCAACCACTACTATTTTGAGAG GATTACCGATCCAGAAAATTCAGAAATGCTTTTGGCAAG AATTTGTTTGCGTACGAGGATTTGATCGCAAGACTAGGGCTCCTAGGCCTCTATCGATCCGGTTCCATCGTCCTACAAGCAAGACAGGCAAaggagctgctgctgctgctgctgctgcagaTGATGAGTAG